The genomic stretch TTAGTTTTTAGCAGAAGATAATTAAGAATAACTCAAAGGCCACGGAATAAAAAACCGTGGCCTTTTTATTTTGTAAAATTATGCTGTAAAGGAGGACTTTATGCGGGTGTCTGAGATAATGCGCAAATGCAATCCAACAAGTAAGGAAACATCAATCAGAGAAGCTGAAAGGCTTTTTAAACTTCATGGCGTAAAGATACTCCCTGTTACAAACGGCAATAAGCTGATTGGTGTGGTCACAAGGGGAGATATTGCAAGGGCGCTTCCATCAGACGCTACCACTTTAAGCAAATGGGAGATCGGCTACTGGCTTGATGAAATAAAAGTTACGGAATTCATGAAAAAGCCTGTGACTGTATCACCTGATATAGAACTATTCGAAATTGTCGAGGTTGCAAGAGATAAGGGTTTTTACAACTTT from Nitrospirota bacterium encodes the following:
- a CDS encoding CBS domain-containing protein; this translates as MRVSEIMRKCNPTSKETSIREAERLFKLHGVKILPVTNGNKLIGVVTRGDIARALPSDATTLSKWEIGYWLDEIKVTEFMKKPVTVSPDIELFEIVEVARDKGFYNFPVVENGSLLGMIYEEDIFKALADEAKRPAIRIEVNVKGQRSSFLKRLGIGGLS